Below is a genomic region from Acinetobacter tibetensis.
CAATGACCATAATAGAGGCATTCGGCACATCCACCCCGACTTCAATCACTGTGGTCGCAATGAGCAGTTGTAGTTCATTGTTCTTGAATTGTTGCATGACGGCTTGCTTGTCATCGGCTTTCATTTTGCCATGTACCAGTCCGATATTTAGTGTTGGAAAACGGTGTTTAATTTCGGCATAGGTGGCTTCCGCGGCTTGAGCATCTAAAGTTTCCGACTGTTCGACCAATGTACAAACCCAATAGGCTTGTTTGCCTTCGGCACAATTACTGGCAATCCGTTGTAAGACTTCTTCACGACGATCCAAAGGAATGGTCACGGTTTGAATCGGGGTTCGACCAGGTGGCAATTCATCAATCACTGAGGTATCTAAGTCCCCATATGCTGACATGGCGAGAGTACGCGGAATAGGGGTTGCAGTCATTACGAGTTGATGGGGCGTGGTTTGCTGTGCGCCTTTATTACGAAGTGCCAAACGCTGATCAACCCCAAAGCGGTGCTGCTCATCAATAATCACCAAACCCAATTTGTGAAAGGCAACACTGTCTTGGAACAAGGCATGGGTACCGATGACCAGTTGAGCCGAGCCTTGTTGAATTTGTTGCTCTGCCAAGGCACGGGCTTTACCTTTTTGCTTGCCTGATAGCCATGCCACATTTAAGCCTAAAGGTTCAAACCAGCGTTTAAAATTCAAATAATGTTGTTCTGCGAGAATTTCAGTCGGTGCCATTAAGGCAACTTGCCAACCTTCTTCTAAAGCATGACAAGCAGCAAGTGCTGCCACAAGCGTTTTACCCGCACCAACATCGCCTTGTACCAGACGTAGCATTGGCTTGTGTTGCTTTAAATCATCGGAGATTTCTTTAGACACACGTTTCTGTGCTGCGGTCATTTTAAAGGGCAACGCAGTCAGTAATTGTTTGGCAAAGGTTTTACTATTAGTAAACGAGGGGGCTGCAATTTGCTGAATGTAGGCGCGACGGGTCAGTAGGCTGACTTGATGAGCCACCAATTCCTCAAAAATCAGGCGTTGCTGCGCAGGGTGTGAGCCTTGGCTCAACTGCAACATATTGGCATCCAGTGGCGGTTCATGGATGTAATGCAAGGCTTGTTTTAAGGCATAGCCATTGGTGAATTTCTGTGGCAGCAACTCTGGCAAATCATCACTGTGCTGTTTTAAGGCATGTTTAACGTATTCACGCAGCTTGGTTTGGGTCAGTCCATCGGTTGCAGGATAAATGGCTGTGAGCTGAGTTTGCGGTAGAGGCGTATGTTCAGTAATTAACTGAATTTCAGGATGATACATTTCCAAGCCACGCGCACCGACACGGACTTCACCAAAAACCCGTAAACGGTTGCCCACCTTACCGCGATCGGTCAAGGCTTTATATAGGTGATAAAAACGTAATGTAACTTTACCGAGTTCATCATCCAGTAAAATGGCCATGGATTTGCGCTTTCCTGGCGGAAAGTCCACTGATTTCACCGTACCTTCGAGCAGATAGCTACGCCCAACCTCCAATTGGTTCATTGGAATGATCGTGCTACGATCTTCATAATCCCGCGGCAGATGAAACAGTAAATCATCCGTGGTGAAAATATTCAGTTTTTCAAGTAATGCAGCAGAGGCACTTCCAACCCCTTGCAATTGTTGGACTGCGGCCATGTCCCCTCAACTAAAGTGCTCATTAGGTGCTAAATGCATATTTTATTTATAGGTTATGGTAAAACATCTCAACG
It encodes:
- the recG gene encoding ATP-dependent DNA helicase RecG; amino-acid sequence: MAAVQQLQGVGSASAALLEKLNIFTTDDLLFHLPRDYEDRSTIIPMNQLEVGRSYLLEGTVKSVDFPPGKRKSMAILLDDELGKVTLRFYHLYKALTDRGKVGNRLRVFGEVRVGARGLEMYHPEIQLITEHTPLPQTQLTAIYPATDGLTQTKLREYVKHALKQHSDDLPELLPQKFTNGYALKQALHYIHEPPLDANMLQLSQGSHPAQQRLIFEELVAHQVSLLTRRAYIQQIAAPSFTNSKTFAKQLLTALPFKMTAAQKRVSKEISDDLKQHKPMLRLVQGDVGAGKTLVAALAACHALEEGWQVALMAPTEILAEQHYLNFKRWFEPLGLNVAWLSGKQKGKARALAEQQIQQGSAQLVIGTHALFQDSVAFHKLGLVIIDEQHRFGVDQRLALRNKGAQQTTPHQLVMTATPIPRTLAMSAYGDLDTSVIDELPPGRTPIQTVTIPLDRREEVLQRIASNCAEGKQAYWVCTLVEQSETLDAQAAEATYAEIKHRFPTLNIGLVHGKMKADDKQAVMQQFKNNELQLLIATTVIEVGVDVPNASIMVIENAERLGLSQLHQLRGRVGRGAKASFCALLYKNPLSQNGQERLRIMRETNDGFIIAEKDLEIRGPGELLGTKQTGDMGFRVAKLERDDHLLNQAHYVAQQILKDYPVQANALLKRWLPEAPRYAYV